In Helicobacter pylori Shi112, the genomic window GAATGAAATCCCAAATTTTTTCGCATGCTCTACCGCTTTAGGGTTACCCACAAAGGTTACAACAAGATCAGGGCTAAGCTTTTTTAATAATTCCACATTCAAAGCCGCCACATGATCGCTACTCATGGATTTAATGCGTTTAGGATCTTTGAGAGTGGCTTTAACAATACCAGATTTAAAAGCGTAATCCGAAATGCCTACAACCCTATCCCAAGTATTGAACATAGCAGGCACTTCTGCAAAGCTACCCAAGTAGATTATTTTAGAAACAGGGAGCTTTATAGTTTGCTCCCCGAAATAATCCTTGACTTTGACTTCTTGCACTGAAGCGTTAGCCACGCCCAATAAAGATGAAACAATAAGCGCGCCTAAAGAATAAGAGATTAAAGCTTTTTTAAAGCGAGCGATCAGCATGACAATTCCTTTTGTATGATTTATGAAGCGATTATAACACCATTAAGGAAATACAAGCAGTAAAAATGAAACTATTTTTCACAAAATCTTAAAATTTAAAAGGAAATACCCTTTCATTAACTTTTTAAGAATATACTCCACCATGTTTCCACTGATTGAGTGGAAAGCATAATAAATTAAATCTATTTTAGGTTTAATTTTGATCCAACAAGATTTTAAAACACTTAAGGAGTTGTATATGTTAGTTACAAAACTTGCCCCCGATTTTAAAGCACCTGCCGTTTTAGGAAACAATGAGGTTGATGAACACTTTGAGCTTTCTAAAAATTTAGGCAAGAATGGTGTGATCCTTTTCTTTTGGCCAAAAGATTTTACTTTTGTATGCCCTACAGAAATCATTGCGTTTGACAAAAGAGTGAAAGACTTCCACGAAAAAGGCTTTAATGTGATTGGCGTGTCTATTGACAGCGAGCAAGTGCATTTCGCATGGAAAAACACCCCTGTGGAAAAAGGCGGTGTCGGTCAAGTGTCTTTCCCTATGGTGGCTGATATTACTAAGAGCATTTCTAGAGATTATGATGTGCTGTTTGAAGAAGCGATCGCTTTGAGAGGTGCTTTTTTGATTGACAAAAACATGAAAGTAAGACACGCAGTGATCAATGACTTGCCATTAGGTAGGAATGCAGACGAGATGCTTCGCATGGTAGACGCTCTCTTACACTTTGAAGAACATGGTGAAGTGTGCCCAGCAGGCTGGAGAAAAGGCGATAAAGGCATGAAAGCTACCCATAAAGGCGTTGCAGAATATCTTAAAGAAAATTCCATTAACCTTTAATGGTTTGATTCGCTGTTTAATCAAGAGAAACTTCGTTTTTCTTGGTTGAATCCTTTTCTTTTTATTCTTTGCCGATTCCTGAAATTTTCGTATCGTTTTATCTTTTTATCATTTTTGAATTAATTTTTTTTAATAAAGGGTTTTTATGAATATATTCAAGCGTATTATTAGTGTAGGGGTAATTGCTTTAGGTTTGTTTAATCTCTTAGACGCCAAACACCACAAAGAAAAAAAAGAAAAGCATGAAATCACTCGTGAGCTTAAAGTGGGCGCTAATCCTGTGCCGCATGCGCAAATCTTGCAATCAGTCGTGGATGATTTGAAGGAGAAAGGGATCAAATTAGTGATCGTGTCTTTTACGGATTATGTGTTGCCTAATTTAGCGCTCAATGACGGCTCTTTAGACGCGAATTACTTCCAGCACCGCCCTTATTTGGATCGGTTTAATTTGGACAGAAAAATGCATCTCATCGGTTTGGCCAATATCCATGTGGAGCCTTTGAGATTTTATTCTCAAAAAATCACGGACATTAAAAACCTTAAAAAAGGCTCAGTGATTGCCGTGCCAAACGATCCGAGCAATCAAGGCAGGGCGTTGATTTTACTGCATAAACAAGGGATTATCGCTCTCAAAGACCCAAGCAATCTATACGCTACGGAGTTTGATATTGTCAAAAATCCTTACAATATCAAAATCAAGCCTTTAGAAGCCGCATTGTTGCCTAAAGTTTTAGGGGATGTGGATGGGGCTATTGTAACAGGGAATTATGCCTTGCAAGCAAAACTCACCGGAGCCTTATTTTCAGAAGACAAGGACTCGCCTTATGCCAATCTAATAGCCGCTCGTGAGGATAACGCGCAAGATGAAGCCATAAAAGCGCTGATTGAAGCCTTACAAAGCGAAAAGACCAGGAAATTTATTTTGGATACCTATAAGGGAGCGATTATCCCGGCTTTTTAAACGCAAAAACGCCTCTTTATCTTAAGATAAAGGGCGTTCATTCTCATAAAAATCTTGTGTGAGCCAGTTACAATTGGTTAAGATAGCCAAGCTCATAGAGTTTGTTGCTCATTTCAACTAACAAGCCCCCTAGTTTTGAACCCCCTTCCCCATGTTCTACTAAAATGGTGATAGCGTATTTGGGTTTTTCATAGGGCAAAAAGGCGGTAATCCACGCATGGGATCGATGGAAATATTCCATATTCTTTTCTTTCATGCGATTGACGATGTTTTGAGCGATTTCCACGACTTGCGCGGTGCCGGTTTTGCATGCTAAAGTAACCTTAGAACCCCTCGTGGAATGATAAGCGGTGCCGTCTTTATGGTTGCACACTTCATACATGCCCACTCTCAAGGCTTGGAGCTTCTTTTTTTGAAAGCTGTTTAGGGGATCTTTGAGCGGTTGTTTGTTGTTGATAGCGAAATGAGGCGTTGCCAGTTTGCCCGTAGCAATGAGTCCCGTGTAGGCTAAAACCTGCAAGGGCGTGGCTAAAAAAGAGCCTTGCCCAATAGCGGTAATGAGCGTGTCCCCAACGCGCCAATCTTGATTGAAGCGTTTGAGTTTCCACAAATTATCCGGCACAATCCCCACAAATTCATTCGGCAAATCAACGCCCGTTTTTTCCCCAAAGCCCACTTCCCTTAAGGTTTTAGAGAGTTTTTCTATAGAAATTTCAAGCCCAAACTTATAAAAATACACATCCACGGACTCCCTAATGGCTTTATACAAATTAGAATTGCCATGCCCTGTTTTTTTCCAGTCTCTGAATTTGCGCTTGCCCACTTCAATAAAAGGTGGGGTGGGTATGGTGGTGTTTTCTGTGATATTAAGGTTTTCTAAAAAGCTCAAGCCCACGCCCATTTTAACCACAGATCCCGGCGGGTACAAGGCGTTAGCGAAGCGGTTTAGTAGGGGGTTATAAATATCATCTTGAAGTTTTTGCCATTTGTCTTGACTGATCCCGCCTACAAAATCGTTCAAATTGTATTCAGGGTAACTTCCTGCAACGAGCAATTCCCCATTTTCTGCATCCATCACTAAAATAGCCCCCCTTTTATTTTCAAAGAGCTTGTCCGCTTCTTTTTGCAAGCGTTTGTCTAAACTCAATTGCAAGTGGTTGTTGGTGCTTGGTGGCACTACTTCTAAGGTGGCTAATTCTTGATTGAGCGCATTGACGCGCATGATTTTATAGCCCACCTTGCCTTGTAAGAGCTTGTTGTATTCTTTTTCAACGCCGGTTTTGCCCACAATCTGGCTGTATTGATTCTCTTCATCGTCTTTCAAATCTTGCAAGCTTGCCACCCCCACATAGCCTAAAACATGCGAAGCTAAAGCGTTATTAGGGTAGTAGCGCTTGTCTAAGGGAAGCGCAAAAATGCCTTGAGTTTGGATGAGCTTGGTATAAAGAGGTTGCATGGCGGTATAAGGGATGAAGCCAACCACTTTAATGAGGTTATGGTTATAAAGCGAATTTTCTTTTTGGTAATTGTTTAAAAGCGTTTCTTTGGAAAAGTTAGGGAAAAACTTTTGGATGATTTCAATTTTTTCTAAAAGTTCTTTTTGTTTCAATCCGCTAGGCAAAAACACGCCAAACACCAATTCATTAGTGGCTAAAAACTCATGGTTTCTGTCTGTAATATTACCCCTTGTAGGGACTAGAAATTCCTTTTTAGTCATGTTTCGTTCAGCCAGTTTTTCATAGTATTCTTGATTTTTAACGCTTAAAATAAATAAATTTAAAACCAATAACCCCCAAAACCCTATAAAAACAAAGAGCAAAAGCTTATAGCGAAGATTTTTCATACAAACCCCACAAAGCGCTCTCTATTAAAGCAAAAAGAGCGAGAAAGCCGAGTATTTTCAAACTCAAAGGCACAGAAAAAAAGCGCGATAAATAAAGGTAATAAACCAAAAAAACATGCAAAGTTTTGAATAAAAAGCTATCATTAAAAAGCTTTAAAGAGTTTTTATAGGCGATTTGATGGTAGATTAAAAACAGCAAAGCTAAAACGCCTAAAGTCTTTAAATGCATGCTTTCAAACCAAAACAAACAACCAAACACGCTCAAACTGGGTAAAAAATGATCGTATTTTTTCGCATAAAACAAGAATAAAAACCCAATCATAGGGGGTAAAAAAGGCATTAAATCCCTCAAAAGGCTATAAAAATAAAAACCAAGGATCCCTAAGCATAAGAAAAAAAAGGAATCTTGTTTTAAAGAGAGCATGGTTTTTGCGGCTTATAAAGGGTTAGTGAGCAAGTATTTCAAAAGGGTTTGGCGCACTATTTCAAGGGTTGGGTATTTTGAAGAGAGAGCGTTAAAATGGGCGCTATTGATTAAAAAAGGTTTAGGAGCGTTTAAAAAAAGGCGGTGTTGCTCGTTTTTATTCAACTTGTCAAATTTCGTAAAAAGAGAAAGGTAGGCTTGATCGGGCCTTAAAAGGGCTTGAATGTTTTCTTTAGCGTTTTTGTCAATTTCTAAATTCAAATGGCGCGCATCCACTAAATGGATAAAAAGTTTGATAGAAACCCTAACGCTCAACAATTCCCATAAAAACCCCTCCCATTCTTTTTTCAAGCTTTTAGAAACTTTAGCGTAGCCAAACCCGGGCAAATCAATCACATTAAAGGTGGCCTTTAAGGCGTTTTCTTTATCTTCCCAAGTGGTGGAAAAAAAATTCGCTAAACGGGTTTTTCCAGGCGTTGCTGAACTTTTAGCGAGATTTTTTCCTAACAAGGTATTAATAAACGAGCTTTTACCGACATTGCTGCGCCCTAAAATGACCATTTCAGAAGTCAAGCTCGCAGGGCATTGCGAAAGTTGGCTAGAAGAAGTGAGGAAATGAGCGTCTTTAATGGCGATCATGGCTTTTCCTTAGCGCCTTTCTTCTTCAATTTAGCCTTACGATTTTCTTCATTAATATCTTCCATATCAAACACAAATTTAGCGGGCCGTTTCGCGCTCCCCAACACATCAGCATAACCCTTAGCTTTGTTTAAAATGATTTCATCACCGGTAATAACATTAGATTTCCCCACTTCTCTAACCACCGCATTTTGCAATAATTTGTATTCCCCATTCAGCGCGTTATAAATGAGCTTGTCAGCGCTCCCGCTGATTTCACGATTATCCTCTGTAAAGATGTTAAAATGCGTGTTCCCTGTGGCTTCATAGCGCTCTGGCTTTCGTTTATCGTTTAAAAACACGCTCACCTTATCCGCAAACAACCGGTCTTTACCTTTTTTGATCTGCACATTACCTTGAATAACGGCGGTTTTGGTTTTGTCGTTCGCTACAAATTGGTTGCCAGTAATTTCTAAAAGTTCTCTTTCTTTTTTCAAACCTTTGCCATCTGTTTTTTGAGCGTCCATCACGCTTAAAATACCAAAACAACACACAAGGACACACCACCAACGCATTAAAACCCTCCTTTGAAAGTGGGGAGTTTTTTCTTTTCTTTCTGGCTTTGTCTGATTTCATCTAAAAATAAATGCGCTTGAATGCTTTGAGCTTCAACCACTTCTAAAACATGCGAATAAGAAATGTCAAGCCCTTCAACCTTGCTGTCCTTTGAAGTGAGGATGAAACGGCCCTTACCTTTAAAATTTTGCTCTTTGTGGTTGTAAATCCCTGTTTCACTCCAAAAACTAGAATCATCGCTTCTTTTATAAGTTACCCCATTAGGGAAGAAATACAAATCCTGTTGCCGTTTGGCTTTAGGGGATTCAACGCTTTCTATCGTGTCTTCATCATAACGCTTGATCTTAGAATCAAAAAAGATCTCATGATCATCGTATTGCAGAGCTTTTTTGCCCTCTATGGACAGATCAAGGATTTTATCGTTGATTTGAAACGCTTTAAAATTTTCTAACTCAATTTTAGGGATATTTTCTTTAGAGATCACGCTAGTGGGTTGGGAGCGCAAAAAGAAAAAAACTAACCCTATCGTGATGAAAGACAAAACCACAAAAAAGTTTAAAACGCTATTAGAGGTAAAGTTTGAGCGCTTCATCTTGCAAGCCTTCTAATGTTAAAAGATAATCAATCGCTTCCCTAACAGCCCCCTTACCCCCTGAATTTTGCAACACTTTATAGGCCTTGCTTTTAAGTAAGGGGTGCGCATCAAAAGGAGCGAAACTCAAAGCGCATGCCTTAAACATGCCTAAATCGTTATAATCATCGCCTACGCATGCGATTTCTTGCACGCTTAATTGCAAGTCTTTTTTGAGCCGCTCCACAACCACGCCTTTATTTTCAACGCCCATAAAAACAAACTGAACGCCCAAACTCTCCATGCGTTTTTTGACCATTATTGAAGTTCTTCCTGTAATGATAGCGATTTTTTTGCCTAATTTTTGCCATAGCGTCATGCCAAGCCCGTCTTTGACATTAAAAGCCTTCATCTCGTGAAAATTTTCATCAAAATACAACGACCCGTCTGTGAGCGTGCCATCCACATCTAAAAGCAATAACTTAATCATTCTCTGGTTAAAACCGCATTCTGGTTATATTTTTTCATAAAATCCCTAGCCTCTTCTTCGCTTTGAAACCCTTGAACTAAAACTTTATACAAATCGTCTTTAAAAGCGACCTTAACGCTGTAATTTGGATTTTCTGCTTGCAATTTATCCGCTAAAGTTTGAGCGCCTATTTGGTTTCTAAAAGCCCCCATTTGCAAAGAAAATTTCCCTCCGCTCACGCTTTTTTCGCTCTCGCCGACTTTAAATTCCTTGTGTAAGATCTTTGAATAGTTAGCGTTAAAGGATTGTTCGTATTGCTTAGAGATAACCCCACCAAAACCCAAAACAATAAGACGCACGCTAGCTGTGCCTTTTCTAACCATATCAATATCCCTAGCGGCCGCATTAGACAAATCAATGATGCGATCGCTCACAAAAGGCCCTCTATCGTTGATGCGCACAATGGTGCTTAAATGGTTTTCAACATTGATGACTTTCACCACGGTGTTCATGGGTAAAGTCTTGTGCGCGGCGGTGTGGGCATACATGTTATAAATTTCCCCATTACTGGTTTTTTTGGCATGGAAATTGGGGCCATACCAGCTCGCAATGCCATCAAATTTTTCGCCCAAATCCACTTTAGTGGGGTAATACCACTTGTTCCCCACTTGATAAGGGCGCATGGTGGCTCTTTGGATCGCGCTAGAATCGCGCATGCCGTTATCTAGCGGCTGATCTTTTGTGTTGTTATCTTGCGAATTGGAGTGGTGTTTGAAATGGCGTTCAAAAAAGTTGCGTTTATAGGTGGCTTTTTTGGTTGTCGGATCGTAGTCTTTAGCGTTTTCATAAGCGCGCAAGCTTTCATGCTTGTAAGACAAATTCTTTACCCCCTCTCTTTTAACCGCACAAGCGCTAATCAAAAAAATAACGCCTAAAAAATAAACTCTTTCCAACGCCAAACCCATTAAAATTCCCTTGTAGCGAGTAATTTCTTATTGGTAGGGATGATCAAGCGCTGGTGGATAAAAATATTAGAATCTTTGAGGTTATTGGCTAATTGGATACTAGAAATGCTGACTTGATAGCGTTTAGCGATAGAAGATAAGGTTTCTTTAGGCAAGACCACATGGGTGATAAAAGGGCTTTTTGGACTGGCTTGAATGTTTTTATTTTGTTTGAGTTGGCGTTGTTTGAAAAGGGCGAGTTTTTCATAAGGGATATAAATGGTGTAGGTGGGGTCTTTAGAAGGCAGAATGTTATAACGGAATTGGTGGTTGTAGGATTTTAAGGTTTCTAAACTCAAGTTTAAATTTTTGGCCACTTGGACTAAAGAAGTGTGCCTTTTAAACGGAACGCCCACTAAACTCACCCTCGCCCCACGATTGAGCAGATATTCTTTATCTTTGAGGTTGTCTAGGCTGTTGAATTTTAACGCTAGGCTTAGAATGGAGCGGATATACTCTCGTGTCTCTTTAGGGAGATACTTTTTATCTTCATCTAACAAAATCTTAATGTCCGAAGTGCCGGCGACTTTAATAGCGTTTTGAACCTTGCGTAAGCCGTAATTATACGCCATAGCGACCAAATACCACTCCCCGGTTTGCTTGTAGAGCCGTTTCAAATAAGTGATCGCCGCTTTAGTGCTTTTAATGGGATCTCTTCTTTCATCAATGTAATGATTGACTTTAAGCCCTAATTCTTTAGCCGTGCTTGGCATGAATTGCCAAATCCCTACCGCTTTTTTCCTGCTATAAGCCCTTGATGAAAATTTAGACTCTGCCATGGCTAAAAATAAAAATTCTTGTGGCACGCTCGCTTCTATTAGCATGTTTTTAATGATGGGGATGAACTGGTAATTCACATCAAATCTTTTGACTAACTTTTTCCATTCTTCTTCTTTGTTCATTTTTTTTAAAGCGTTTGGCATTTGGGATAAAAAGCCCGCATTAACCCCAAAAGCCTCTAACGCTTTGGTGTCAATATTGGATTCAAAAGCCATTTTCGCATGGCCTAAAGAAGCCAATAAAAGCCAATGGGTAACAAAAAAAACCAACCATTTTTGACTAAAACACTTCATTCTTTTTGGCATCACATCCTAATAACTACAGCTATTGAGCTTTTAAAATAGCCTTGATTATAGCTAAACTTGAATAACGCTTTCTAACACACAGCCCCATTTTTAGGGGAAATTAAAGAGCGTTTGGGCGTTATGCGTGCTTAAAGAAGCGAGCTCTGCAATCTCTATGTTGATGATTTCGGCAATTTTTTGAGCGATTAAAGGGATATATATAGGGCTATTTCTGGTGCCTCTAAAAGGGTGTGGGGTCAAATAGGGCGAATCCGTTTCTAAAAGAAGCCTGTTTTTAGGGATTTTAGGGAGGATCTCTACCAGTCTTTTAGCGTTTTTAAAAGTGCTAACCCCTCCTATCCCATAGTAAAAACGATCGCTTAATTCTAAAAGCATGTTATCAGCACTAAAGCAATGCAACACCCCAAAAGCCTTAGGATAGCTTTTTAAAATATTCAAACTATCAAAACTCGCCTCTCTGATGTGGATAATCAAGGGCTTGTTGTGTTGGATGGAAAATTCAATCTGTTTGGTAAAAATTTCTTTTTGTTTGTTTTTATAATTTTCTCTTTCATTCAATGCAGGCAAGCGGTAGTAATCCAGTCCGCATTCGCCTATCGCTACGCACTTTTGATGCCCAACAAACTTTTCAAACAAGCGTTCATCAAAGCTTTCCACATCATAAGGGTGAGCGCCTATGGCAAAAAACACGCCTTCAAATTTTTCGCTAATTTCTATCGCTCTCTTCAAATCCTTCATGTCTGCACCCGGAATCACGCATTGAGTCACGCCTTTTTCTAGGCTTTCTTTTAACACTTCTTCTAAATCGTTTTCATAGTCCTTGTGATCCAAATGGCAATGCGTATCAATAAACATGCTTTTATCCTATGGTTTTATTTAATATGTTACAATACTTAAGCATTTTAACATAAGGAAAATAATCATTAACGATGTTCAGCGGCCTAATCCATCAAATAGCTAAAGTAAAAAGTTTCCAAAACAATATTTTAAGCATAGAGAGCGATCTCAATCCCAAGCTTGGCGATAGCATTGCGATCAATGGGGCGTGTTTGACCGCCATAGAAAGTTCAAAAACGCATTTTAGCGTGGAATTGAGCCAAAAAACCCAAAACAGCGTAGCGTTAGAAAACTACAAGGATTTAGTCCATATTGAGCCAGCCCTAAAAGCCGATGCGAGTTTGGACGGGCATTTTGTGCAAGGGCATATTGACGCTATCGGGGTAATTGAAACAATCATTCATCATTCTAATCAAGTGGATTTTTTCATCAGCGCTTCTAAAGAAACGCTTTTATTGTGCGTTGAACAAGGCTCTATCGCCATTGATGGGGTGAGTTTGACTTTAAGCAAGGTGGAAGAAAAGGGGTTTTGGCTAACGATTATCCCTTACACTTTAGAAAACACCCTTTTTAAGACTTATAAACTCAAACGGCGCGTGAATATTGAAACGGACATGCTGGTTCGTAGCGTTGCGTCTATTTTGAAAAAAACAAAAGGGTTTGAAAAAAATTTCTCTTGGAATGACGCTGACGCTTTGACTTTAGGGTATTAGATGAATAAAACCATAAAAGCCGCCGCTCTAGCCTATAACATGGGGCAAGATCATGCCCCAAAAGTGATCGCAAGCGGGGTGGGTGAAGTGGCTAAAAGGATCATTCAAAAAGCTAAAGAATACGATATAGCGCTCTTTTCTAACCCCATGCTGGTGGATTCGCTTTTAAAGGTGGAATTAGACTGCACGATACCTGAAGAATTGTATGAAAGCGTGGTGCAAGTGTTTTTGTGGCTCAATAGCGTGGAAAATAACGCGCAAATGTCTGGGTGAGCAAGAGATAAAGTTAAAACGATGGTAGTAGAATTAAAAAACATTGAAAAGATTTATGAAAACGGGTTTCATGCTCTAAAAGGCGTGAATTTGGAATTAAAAAAAGGCGATATTTTAGGCGTGATAGGCTATTCAGGGGCGGGGAAATCCACGCTCATTCGCCTAATCAATTGCTTGGAGCGCCCCAGTTCTGGCGAGGTTTTAGTCAATGGGGTCAATCTGTTAAAATTAAAGCCTAAAGAATTGCAAAAAGCGCGCCAAAAAATAGGCATGATTTTCCAGCATTTCAATTTATTGAGCGCTAAAAATGTGTTTGAAAATGTCGCTTTCGCTCTAGAAATCGCGCGATGGGAAAAAACCAAGATCCAATCAAGGGTGCATGAATTATTGGAATTGGTGGGGCTAGAAGATAAAATGCATTTTTATCCTAAACAGCTCAGCGGTGGGCAAAAACAACGAGTAGCGATCGCTAGGAGTTTGGCGAATTGCCCTGATTTGTTGCTTTGCGATGAAGCCACATCCGCTTTGGATTCTAAAACCACGCATTCTATTTTAACGCTTTTAAACGGCATTCAAAAAAAGCTTAATTTGAGCGTCGTTTTCATCACGCACCAGATTGAAGTGGTTAAAGAATTGTGCAATCAAATGTGCGTGATCAGCAACGGCGAAATTGTAGAAAGTGGCTCGGTAGAAGAAATTTTTGCTAACCCTAAACATGCCGTTACTAAAGAATTGCTTGGCATCAAAAACGAGCATGGGGATCAAAGATCGCAAGACATTTATCGCATCGTGTTTTTAGGGGAGCATTTAGACGAGCCGATCATTTCTAATTTGATCAAGCGTTTTAAAATAGATGTGAGTATCATTTCAGGCAATATTGAAGAGCTTACGACTAAAGATATAGGGTATTTAGTGGTGCGGTTTTTAGGCAGCACTACAGAGACTCAAAGGGCTTTAGAGTATTTGAACGCTTTAGGCTTACAAGTGGAAAAATTAAAGGATTAAAATGATTTCTCAAATGCTCATTCAAGCCACGCTAGAAACGCTTTATATGGTGTTTGTGGCGAGCTTTTTGGCGGTTGTTTTTGGCTTACCTTTGGGGGTTTTATTGTTAGTGAGTAAAAAAGGGCATTTGTTAAACAAACCCCTTTTGCATAAAATTTTAGACACTTCTATCAACATGACTCGCTCTTTCCCTTTTATCATCCTCATTATTTTGCTCCTGCCTTTATCGCGCTTTTTGATTGGCACAAGCATTGGCTCTAGCGCAAGCATTATCCCGCTAGCCATTTCAGCCATTCCTTTTGTTGCAAAGCTTTTTGAAAATTCTTTAATGGAAGTAGAGCATGGCAAGATTGAAACCACTTTAAGTTTGGGAGCGTCTAATTTGGAAGTCGTTAAAATGATGCTTTTAGAGAGCCTGCCCTCTTTAGCGAATAATATCACCATCACCTTAATTTCTTTAATAGGCTATTCGGCTATGGCAGGAGCGTTAGGGGCTGGGGGCTTGGGGGATTTAGCCATTAGGATTGGCTATCAAAGTTATAGGGGCGATGTGCTTTTTTATGCGGTGGTTGTGATTATTGTTTTAGTGCAAATCATTCAAAGCGTGGGGGATTATGTGGTGAAACGCCTAAGAAAGCATAAGTATTAGGGATTTGGTTCTCATCAAATACAAATATTCAAAGCCAACTTTAATACGCTTTGGTTGATGGGGTTTTTTTAAGCTTTGTTTATGGCGAAACTCAATCCTCTAAGAACGCTTTTAAAAGGTTATCGCTCAAACTGAATTGGAGCT contains:
- a CDS encoding methionine ABC transporter ATP-binding protein, which encodes MVVELKNIEKIYENGFHALKGVNLELKKGDILGVIGYSGAGKSTLIRLINCLERPSSGEVLVNGVNLLKLKPKELQKARQKIGMIFQHFNLLSAKNVFENVAFALEIARWEKTKIQSRVHELLELVGLEDKMHFYPKQLSGGQKQRVAIARSLANCPDLLLCDEATSALDSKTTHSILTLLNGIQKKLNLSVVFITHQIEVVKELCNQMCVISNGEIVESGSVEEIFANPKHAVTKELLGIKNEHGDQRSQDIYRIVFLGEHLDEPIISNLIKRFKIDVSIISGNIEELTTKDIGYLVVRFLGSTTETQRALEYLNALGLQVEKLKD
- a CDS encoding methionine ABC transporter permease gives rise to the protein MISQMLIQATLETLYMVFVASFLAVVFGLPLGVLLLVSKKGHLLNKPLLHKILDTSINMTRSFPFIILIILLLPLSRFLIGTSIGSSASIIPLAISAIPFVAKLFENSLMEVEHGKIETTLSLGASNLEVVKMMLLESLPSLANNITITLISLIGYSAMAGALGAGGLGDLAIRIGYQSYRGDVLFYAVVVIIVLVQIIQSVGDYVVKRLRKHKY